The following are encoded together in the Diachasmimorpha longicaudata isolate KC_UGA_2023 chromosome 3, iyDiaLong2, whole genome shotgun sequence genome:
- the LOC135160463 gene encoding polypeptide N-acetylgalactosaminyltransferase 5 isoform X2, with product MFRSKIRIHTCQVILLTSLVWFLVDVIVIMLYSDCIRGTGWGCPDSKQITEEIGNAPHLQSPKNDIDMSKDTKHKLMKFKLWRPAKVVKENKGKPGEMGNPVRIGPEDEAKQQELFKLNQFNLMASDMIALNRSLKDVRFKGCKAKTYQKTLPDTSIVIVFHNEAWSTLLRTVWSVINRSPSALLKEIILVDDASERDHLKQDLEDYVKTLPVPTYVYRQEKRSGLIRARLLGAEKVTGQVITFLDAHCECTEGWLEPLLSRIASDRKTVVCPIIDVISDETFEYITASDMTWGGFNWKLNFRWYRVAQREMDRRNGDRTAPLRTPTMAGGLFSIDKDYFYELGAYDEGMDIWGGENLEMSFRIWMCGGTLEIATCSHVGHVFRKSTPYTFPGGTSKIVNHNNARLAEVWLDQWKYFYYNINPGARSVPVGNVSERVQLRERLNCKSFRWYLENIYPESPMPLDYYYLGDVKNVEMRNCLDTMGRRTGEAVGLSYCHGLGGNQVFAYTKRQQIMSDDMCLDAASPQGPVKIVRCHGMGGNQAWVYNEDTNMFRHTNTGHCLSIPPPGGAAQPVLSPCDVRNSGQQWIMKSKFKWQAS from the exons atgtttcgctCAAAGATCCGTATTCACACGTGCCAAGTGATACTGCTGACTTCTCTGGTATGGTTTCTGGTGGATGTCATAGTGATAATGCTGTACTCTGACTGCATACGGGGTACAGGATGGGGTTGTCCTGACAGCAAACAAATAACCGAAGAGATTGGAAATGCACCTCATTTACAATCACCAAAGAATGATATTGATATGTCAAAGGACACGAAACACAAGCTGATGAAGTTTAAACTGTGGCGGCCGGCTAAGGTCGTGAAGGAGAACAAGGGAAAGCCCGGGGAAATGGGCAATCCTGTGAGAATTGGACCGGAGGATGAGGCGAAGCAGCAAGAGCTCTTCAAACTTAATCAATTCAACTTGATGGCTAGTGACATGATAGCGTTGAATCGCTCGTTGAAGGATGTCAGGTTCAAAGGCTGTAAGGCCAAGACCTATCAGAAGACACTACCAGATACTAGTATTGTCATTGTGTTTCACAATGAAGCGTGGAGCACTTTGCTGAGAACAGTTTGGTCGGTGATCAATAGGTCGCCCAGTGCATTGCTCAAGGAGATCATCCTCGTCGATGACGCCAGCGAAAGAG ATCACCTCAAGCAAGACCTGGAGGACTACGTAAAAACATTACCGGTTCCAACGTACGTCTACCGCCAGGAGAAACGATCGGGGCTGATAAGAGCTAGACTCTTGGGGGCTGAAAAAGTAACAGGTCAAGTGATAACATTCCTCGATGCTCATTGCGAATGCACAGAGGGTTGGCTCGAGCCACTTCTAAGCAGAATAGCCAGCGATAGAAAAACAGTCGTCTGTCCCATAATCGATGTGATCAGCGACGAGACATTCGAGTACATAACAGCGAGTGATATGACCTGGGGTGGATTCAACTGGAAACTCAATTTTAGATG GTATCGAGTAGCGCAGAGGGAAATGGACAGGCGTAATGGGGACAGGACAGCTCCATTAAGGACACCCACAATGGCCGGTGGATTATTCTCCATTGATAAAGACTACTTTTACGAACTTGGGGCTTATGACGAGGGTATGGACATCTGGGGTGGTGAAAATCTCGAAATGAGCTTCAGG ATATGGATGTGTGGTGGGACATTGGAAATAGCAACGTGCTCACACGTTGGTCACGTCTTTCGTAAATCAACGCCGTATACATTTCCTGGTGGTACGAGCAAGATTGTCAATCACAACAATGCCCGTCTTGCTGAGGTGTGGTTGGACCAGTGGAAGTACTTCTATTACAACATTAATCCAG GTGCCAGGAGTGTGCCAGTGGGCAATGTATCCGAGAGAGTGCAACTCCGAGAGAGATTGAACTGCAAAAGCTTCAGATGGTATCTTGAGAACATTTATCCTGAGTCTCCAATGCCCTTGGATTATTATTACCTGGGGGATGTTAAAAATGTGGAGATGAGAAATTGTCTGGATACTATGGGGAGGAGAACTGGGGAGGCTGTCGGCTTGAGTTACTGTCATGGACTTGGTGGTAATCAG gtGTTTGCATACACGAAGAGGCAGCAGATAATGTCCGACGACATGTGCCTCGACGCAGCGAGTCCTCAGGGTCCAGTTAAAATAGTCCGGTGTCACGGAATGGGGGGAAATCAGGCATGGGTATATAACGAAGAC ACAAACATGTTCAGACACACAAACACTGGACACTGTCTATCGATACCACCCCCAGGGGGTGCAGCCCAGCCAGTTTTATCCCCGTGTGATGTCCGCAATTCCGGACAACAATGGATAATGAAGAGTAAATTCAAGTGGCAGGCAAGCTAA
- the LOC135160463 gene encoding polypeptide N-acetylgalactosaminyltransferase 5 isoform X1, giving the protein MFRSKIRIHTCQVILLTSLVWFLVDVIVIMLYSDCIRGTGWGCPDSKQITEEIGNAPHLQSPKNDIDMSKDTKHKLMKFKLWRPAKVVKENKGKPGEMGNPVRIGPEDEAKQQELFKLNQFNLMASDMIALNRSLKDVRFKGCKAKTYQKTLPDTSIVIVFHNEAWSTLLRTVWSVINRSPSALLKEIILVDDASERDHLKQDLEDYVKTLPVPTYVYRQEKRSGLIRARLLGAEKVTGQVITFLDAHCECTEGWLEPLLSRIASDRKTVVCPIIDVISDETFEYITASDMTWGGFNWKLNFRWYRVAQREMDRRNGDRTAPLRTPTMAGGLFSIDKDYFYELGAYDEGMDIWGGENLEMSFRVWQCGGTLEIAPCSHVGHVFRDKSPYTFPGGVSKIVLHNAARVAEVWMDEWRDFYYAMNPGARSVPVGNVSERVQLRERLNCKSFRWYLENIYPESPMPLDYYYLGDVKNVEMRNCLDTMGRRTGEAVGLSYCHGLGGNQVFAYTKRQQIMSDDMCLDAASPQGPVKIVRCHGMGGNQAWVYNEDTNMFRHTNTGHCLSIPPPGGAAQPVLSPCDVRNSGQQWIMKSKFKWQAS; this is encoded by the exons atgtttcgctCAAAGATCCGTATTCACACGTGCCAAGTGATACTGCTGACTTCTCTGGTATGGTTTCTGGTGGATGTCATAGTGATAATGCTGTACTCTGACTGCATACGGGGTACAGGATGGGGTTGTCCTGACAGCAAACAAATAACCGAAGAGATTGGAAATGCACCTCATTTACAATCACCAAAGAATGATATTGATATGTCAAAGGACACGAAACACAAGCTGATGAAGTTTAAACTGTGGCGGCCGGCTAAGGTCGTGAAGGAGAACAAGGGAAAGCCCGGGGAAATGGGCAATCCTGTGAGAATTGGACCGGAGGATGAGGCGAAGCAGCAAGAGCTCTTCAAACTTAATCAATTCAACTTGATGGCTAGTGACATGATAGCGTTGAATCGCTCGTTGAAGGATGTCAGGTTCAAAGGCTGTAAGGCCAAGACCTATCAGAAGACACTACCAGATACTAGTATTGTCATTGTGTTTCACAATGAAGCGTGGAGCACTTTGCTGAGAACAGTTTGGTCGGTGATCAATAGGTCGCCCAGTGCATTGCTCAAGGAGATCATCCTCGTCGATGACGCCAGCGAAAGAG ATCACCTCAAGCAAGACCTGGAGGACTACGTAAAAACATTACCGGTTCCAACGTACGTCTACCGCCAGGAGAAACGATCGGGGCTGATAAGAGCTAGACTCTTGGGGGCTGAAAAAGTAACAGGTCAAGTGATAACATTCCTCGATGCTCATTGCGAATGCACAGAGGGTTGGCTCGAGCCACTTCTAAGCAGAATAGCCAGCGATAGAAAAACAGTCGTCTGTCCCATAATCGATGTGATCAGCGACGAGACATTCGAGTACATAACAGCGAGTGATATGACCTGGGGTGGATTCAACTGGAAACTCAATTTTAGATG GTATCGAGTAGCGCAGAGGGAAATGGACAGGCGTAATGGGGACAGGACAGCTCCATTAAGGACACCCACAATGGCCGGTGGATTATTCTCCATTGATAAAGACTACTTTTACGAACTTGGGGCTTATGACGAGGGTATGGACATCTGGGGTGGTGAAAATCTCGAAATGAGCTTCAGG GTGTGGCAGTGCGGTGGAACATTAGAAATAGCCCCATGCTCCCATGTGGGCCATGTATTCCGTGACAAATCACCGTACACGTTCCCTGGTGGTGTCAGCAAGATTGTACTTCACAATGCTGCTAGAGTAGCCGAGGTCTGGATGGATGAGTGGAGAGACTTTTACTATGCCATGAACCCAG GTGCCAGGAGTGTGCCAGTGGGCAATGTATCCGAGAGAGTGCAACTCCGAGAGAGATTGAACTGCAAAAGCTTCAGATGGTATCTTGAGAACATTTATCCTGAGTCTCCAATGCCCTTGGATTATTATTACCTGGGGGATGTTAAAAATGTGGAGATGAGAAATTGTCTGGATACTATGGGGAGGAGAACTGGGGAGGCTGTCGGCTTGAGTTACTGTCATGGACTTGGTGGTAATCAG gtGTTTGCATACACGAAGAGGCAGCAGATAATGTCCGACGACATGTGCCTCGACGCAGCGAGTCCTCAGGGTCCAGTTAAAATAGTCCGGTGTCACGGAATGGGGGGAAATCAGGCATGGGTATATAACGAAGAC ACAAACATGTTCAGACACACAAACACTGGACACTGTCTATCGATACCACCCCCAGGGGGTGCAGCCCAGCCAGTTTTATCCCCGTGTGATGTCCGCAATTCCGGACAACAATGGATAATGAAGAGTAAATTCAAGTGGCAGGCAAGCTAA
- the Rpl37a gene encoding large ribosomal subunit protein eL43, whose amino-acid sequence MAKRTKKVGITGKYGTRYGASLRKMVKKMEITQHSKYTCTFCGKDAMKRSVVGIWSCKRCKRTVAGGAWVYATTAAASVRSAVRRLREVKEQ is encoded by the exons ATG GCCAAGCGTACAAAGAAGGTTGGAATCACCGGGAAGTATGGTACCCGTTATGGTGCCTCCCTCAGGAAGATGGTgaagaagatggaaataacccAACACAGTAAATACACCTGTACCTTCTGTGGCAAG GACGCCATGAAACGTAGTGTTGTTGGAATCTGGTCCTGCAAACGTTGCAAGAGGACAGTGGCTGGAGGTGCCTGGGTATACGCCACAACAGCTGCAGCATCCGTCAGATCAGCAGTCCGAAGATTGCGTGAAGTTAAGGAACAGTAA